atgaagatatgcatgAGTGTCGGTATTTTAAAGAAacttaaacatattttccctggatcaattttggaaatcatttttcactgtttgatccgatcttacgtttctaaggtttacaataaagcttgaaacctcattaaggaaactaatcGTTCAAGAGTcatcccattacttgatctcgaaTCACTTTATATTCTTTCgttttgcatgttttactttttctctgcttcatggtgacctcccccaTCCCCTAAGTGTTCCGCTATCTTTCACCTCTGATGAGAATAGGTGTAATCTTCGcaataccaaaaatcatattcaagttccttttactcatTGTGTAAGGTCAGATCTTAATCCTTTAATGCGAGTCATAGTGtgtggaataagttgcccgaatcagttcgaaggtgccactcattcagTTTGTTCAAAAAGATTGTTAACAGTTCTCTTACTTATTTGatgttattttatctattttttcatatatatatatatatatatatatatatatatatatatatatatatatatatatatatatatatatatatatatatatatatatatatatatatatatatatatatatatatatatatatatacatatatatatatatacatatatatatatatatatatatatatatatatttattattattccaTTGGAGCCTATTCAATCTTCTGATCTACAtgattaatttagtctattcaatctattagtctatttagtttagtttctatagtttttatttatttatattttcttttcttctcctttttgctcttctctctgtgagtaagtgattattttttcttcttccctgagtaagtgactcgtttatcttcccccttctttacaggtcaaagagcctttgggggaataattaaatgtaatattgtttgtgtatttcatgaagaataaatcttatcttactTCAGAATCCGGCAACAGAGGAAAAGGGATAATGAAACAAATTCCTCAGTTTACCATTAGAAAGTAACATGTCACATTTTCAATATGTCTTTCCCTCTCTGGAGTAAACttagtaaaataaatacatttgcCGTCTCAACAAGGAATGATCCAAAATTAATAAGACTAGAAGCAGTGGATCATTGTTATATTTACGTTATAATTTACGTGGATCCCTGtaagatataaattatattCTAGGCTATCAAAAAGTGATATTTGGCATAGGTTAGACAAATCGATGGGCCAGCATTCATCAAATACGCTTAATGTTATGCTAAATTTCAGAATAATACCATTTGTTGCCGCTGACGCAGTTCAACCTGGTTCTTCTCTTGATGATAATGACGGAAGAGAAACTTCAGATGAGCCCTCTCCGATCTTTTCTACCGCAAAAAGCTTGACTAAAGAGGAACTTCCTAACACAGTCGCTGTAAAACGGATTGATACATCTTTTCAAGACGGTAAGCTGGCTTCAATTCAGGAATTGACCTATATTGGGTGGTTGTTTAAAACAAACTCGTCCAATTCCCTGAGATAAATTTGTTATGTTGTAGGAAATGATATTATTGCCTAACGAGTAGTGTTTGAAAGCAAAACCAGTATCCAATGCTCCAAATGACTAACGGCAGTAATAAGATAGAGTTACTGAATTAATTGTCGCGCCTAAGATTGCAGAGTTTTTTTTGGTCCATGGAATTATTTAGAATCGGAGACACTAATTGTGATATCAAACGCTTATTCAGGATTTTATTCTAAGGGGGTAGGGACAAGTTAAATAGAAACACTCATATTAAATGGAAAATGCAGGAAATCATAAGAATCCTGGTAAAAACCTCTTAGACGGGACATGAGCCTCGTGATAACTAAATGTTCTTATAAACTCCTCATGAGAAGTATTTTCTAATAAACCAGtcctcttttctaatttttttatcaccATATTAGCAAGACTAACATTTTCTGGAATGTCCAGAATTTTTTTGGATATTCCAGAGaattttctgaatgttttcTATGTCTTGAGAGTAAGAATTCAAACTCGGAAAGATGGGCTTCGGCCCCTCTATGAGTCTCAAAGCCCTAATAATCCTAATCGCAATATATATATTGCAATTTACTatatgatttttcatttttatttctgttctgtCGAATATAGGCTCTTCTTCCTCTTCCAAAATAAACTCTAGAGCTTTGATTTGAAGATCTTAGaatttcaatattctactttttagcCTCAAATATAGCAATTGACCTGGGGTGacctccctcccccctccccccagcttcAGTCCTTCAAGAGTGctcaaagttttaaaatttgtctcatagttaaattttataatttataaagtgatctttcttttttctattcctATCTATGTAGGCCCCTTCTACCCTTACTGGCATACCCCCACTTAAAAAATGAGCGTTCCTGCATTGCCCTCAGTAAACCTAAATTTTCCATTTGATTGTTTTCTGTGCGCTTTCTTTTGAACTGAGAATAGATTTATGGTAAACAAATAACATTCTTTTTTACCAGTAACTATCAGCAACCTTATTATATCTACGAAACATTTTTGGCAACCGTGTGCGTGGTGTTCGTTGTCAACAGTTTTGACAGAATAGAATTTGAATTACCTTTGGACAGGTTTTTGGCCGCTTCAACACTTGGGAAATTACATAAGGCGCTAAATGATATACTTTACGTAATGGTAAGGTGAGCTTTCCAGTCACTTTGccttaaaagtatttttattatttacttcgTTGTCAATAATTGTTAGTCCCGCCCCACAGTATAATTGCAAAAcagtgtctgtttttttttttttttttactgttggtACTTTCTaaagtgttgttgtttttccctaAAGATACCGAAAGCATCATTGTTGTTAAAATCCTCAAATGAACCATCATTGCTGTTAAAATCATCTGTAAAAATCCTAACCGTTTTTTCGACAGAAAGAAGGGATAGTACCATTTTCAGTTGCAAATGAAAGCATTTGTCCCGTGAGAGGGAAAAGcactgaaaatttgcttgatgAACGACATTAGGGTATTGGACGTCGGGATATTTGTGACGCCCTTCATGAGagatatgtttttttcaaaattaattaaagtctTAAACAAAGGCCTAAAGTTGTGATCTGCGTACATCATCACTCAGTCCCTTCAATTGGGAGTGGCAATCCCCTCTCCAGGATCTTCCTATACCTCGAAATATTCCCCCGCACCTGAATTGGTGCCATTGTCATTACTGGCATTATAATACCATTGGTTAGTGTTTACATTTAGctgtgaatttttaattttttcgctttctttttctgtttcagcAGAAATGCAATAATCATTGTACATATTCTAGGAACTTGTGTATGGAATGGAACACGTCATATTGATGGCCAGTCTTTGGATCATAGAAACCCGTGTATCAGCTGTATGTGTCAGCTTGGTGATGTGGTTTGTCAGGAAACTCAGTGCCCACCTACGCCAAAAGCCTGTGTGATAAAGGCCAAGGTCGGTAGTTGCTGTGGTGCTGTTGTTTGTGGTGAGTGATCACATTTCCTAcaagtgaaataaaaaatgcTAAACCGCTAACTTAGCCTGTTGTAGGCTCTAATAGTTTAGCATTACCTACATTAAGAAGGAAAAAGAAGCTGGAATACCGCCCAAAATATAGTTCGAGGCAAAACGCAAGTTTGCAGTTTGACGGTGAGGAGGGTTCCAAGTCCTTGcgaaatttttaagttttctatttttcctgtaatttttcataaatttcccTAATATCAGCCTggttatgtgttttttttgtcatttttacacCCCTCTCCTCCCTTTTGTTTTTAGGCCACGACTTTGGGTCTTCGTTTAGGAACCTagttaattttgtaaaaatatatctCTTATGAACGGCGTCATAAATAACCAAACGTTCAATACCCTAACGGTTTTACTTAGAGAGAGAAGAGAAAAAGACTGGAAAACATTACAGTGAATTGATTATCACAATTAGCTCCAATCTCGCAGTAAAAAGTACTCCAAGGGAGCCCAAATATATCATAATAATCAAGAAAAACCCATAAGAATAATGAATGAAAAAACCACTGAGAAACTAAGAAGAAAATTATAACTCACTAAAAGGTGCCAAACGATTGGTGTTGTCGAGCAAAATTATGAATCATGAATGGTAACATGACCATGTTATTATGAATCATGAATATGTGAATCATGAATGGTAACATAACAGGCAActaaatggctatttcaaatcTTATTGTTGGAATAAAGGGAGTTTGAGTATTTTGATAGCGACAGAGCTGACAATCTGACTGATTAGATGCAGATGATAAAATAAATCTAAGACacggaagaggggggggggcagtagtTTTGTAAAATATGGGGGGGTAGCTCCCCCACAGATCGAGCCATGGTGCTTCCGGTGGTACGATTTTCAGTTTAGAAAGGGAGAGTAAGGgagaaaataaattgttatctATGAAATCGTCtgacaaaatttgacttaaagaatttgaataaAGGAGAAACACGAAAAATACCCTGTCTCTTCACAGTTAcagctttttatattttgtcgAACTATTGGAAAGCAAACAATTATAAACTGACAGTGGGTAGCTGATAAATATCGATACTAATCTGTTGCTGCACGGCTTCAACAAAGCCTATAAATTTGTAAGGAAAAAGAACTGTTCCCTAAAAAATCGTTGAACGAAATTTGACTCgagaaaggaataaaaaattgaagaatttgaaataggaaaaaaaacactaaaaagacgCCGTCCCTTTATACAGACAATTCTTGTATTTTTGTCCTTATGTTTAAGAACTCAGTAAAATCATAGGCTAACAgcaaatagttaaaaatatctgCACCAACCTGTTGCTTCATCAAAGACTAGAAATATGTAAAGGGAGAAAAAACTGTTCCTTGAGAAATCATTGAATGAAAGAAATACGACTTACAGAAtttggaaaaggaaaaattacgaaaaaatcCTTCatgcagacaaaaaaaaaatcaaaattgaaaattcggGAAGATTTAACGACATCTCTAACGACATTAACTATTCTTATTAAAAAGATTAGGAATATTTTTACCATGCCTCAGTTTAAAGATGTGGaattataattctttttcttatctCCGCTACTTTGCTTATGTTCTGTTTAAAAGTAATATCTCTATATATGAATTCGCAAAAATGTACTatcaaaaacgaaattttcgCTTACCAAAGTTAAGTTTTTTGGGGGTTTGCTCATTCTTTCGTTTTTATCTTCAAGTTGCTtctactattttatttttttattttttctattatttttgtattgttttggTTTATAATTGCTTTGGTAATAATTGCTGgatactatttttattaattgttaGGTATTTTTACAAGCTTCTCTGGGGATCAAAAATTGTAGCATTGGTGTGTCACACGCTAGTTTTTTTGCTGCTAGGCATTTCCGTCTTCGCTTGTTTCACTATAGTTATCCGTTTTTAACATTCCTCccctttttataaaattatctcTCTTCTTAAATTAACCCAAAAAATTAGCCGTATATAAGCTGTAATTCGAGTTTCTAGGGTTTCAAGTAAATTATTACATTAAGTAGGAATACATCAGTGATTGACAGTAAAAATGTTAAAGCATAAAGATTGAATAAAGCATTATAtgtcaaaataatatatatatttgacttAGTTCCAATGATGCACAATGGATACGtacactgataaaaaaaaatttctgagacACTTAAAATGCAAGTTTATCTAGAGAAAACTCAAGGAtcggatccaggattttttttcagaggggggggggggggtaaaaaggATTTTTCTTCGGGGGAGGgtcacaaaaaactttaaaaaacatcaaaaatgctACTCCGAAAAACATtttcgaggggagggggggggtaaaacctCATAGTCCTCCTCTTGGATATTGCCTTGGAAAACTCGTTTAAGAATTCAAGTGTTTACTCTCGTTTTGTTGTGAAATTTCTTACACTGCGTATACATTACCTAAACAGATTCATTTCATTTCAGAGAGTGGTGTTACATACCCAACAGAAGTGCTCAACCGTCCTCCAACTCTACTTCGACCCTTGGGTATTCCTTTGCCACCATTTGAATCAACAATTCCATCCGATAAAATTGATGTAATCAATCCTTTTCGTGATGTCATTAAATCTCAGCCTGCACCTAATCTAGAAGATGATGAGGAAAGCaagaaaaatgcattttttgtgttttcgaGCACAGTTGCCCCAGATGGACCTCTTCTGCCTGTGAGGAAAAACTTATCCTCCCCCAAAATCCAGACTAgcagaaaaaatttaatgccCAAACAAAGATTATCTTCAGTGCGAAATGACTTGATCCCAAATGAGTTTAAACTTGGAGGCTGTAATATATATGGGCGAACTTATAAAGTAAACAGAATTATTGATGAGCTTTCTGGTCCATGTACTGTTTGCAGATGTACTGACAACGGTGTACAATGCAATCCAACATCCTGTTGAATGTATCTGATTAATTAAAGTTGTAAAATATATACtttctatttaaatattaacAGATGAGTAAGGTAGAGTTGTCGGTAAAGACGAAATATTCCAAACGCATAAGCCAGTGAGTGCAAACAATAATTCTTTAAAACATGGAGTATTTACTCAGAAAATATGAGAAGATATTTgacactgctactactgctaacaactcactgcagtaccaagcccCCTCAGGCCAACAAACGTAACCGCACTCCTTCACCTCAATCTGTTCAAATCTTTATCTTTTACTCAATGGCTTTAATtcactttttttggggggttgggggggggggtctagatACATTTCAAAAATCTAAGAAAGAGGGAATTTCTTGTTTTTGCAGTGAAAATACctttaaaaaggtatttttcaataaaaataccataaaaaagcttttcaatATTTACGGGGAAATATGTAGATGGGCTGAAGATTCCTCTACGAACTCCGTCCCAATTAACACCACTGTCTTTATCCTCTCCATGAAGTTCAGTTTTTTAAGTCCTTTCTTACGACCTCTCCAATTTATACAGGACGGTTTGCTTTTCCTTTGGTCCCAGATGGATTGTCAAAAAGCAATGTCTTTGGCACTGGGACGTTCTTTATCCCTCAAAAATGGCCTTACTATCTTTCTTTATAGTCTTTGAAAGTGGGTTCGAACCATCTCTTATCGAACCAAATCTCTTACAGCGTAATTTGTGCTATACAGTCATACAAATCAGAACCTAATGCTCTCCTTACATAATCCTCCTTGAAAAATTTAACAAGACTTttttggcctttttaagtgcctGTAGTTTCGAACTGTTTTTGACTCCTGCGCCATTACTGTGTCTCCATTATTAAACTTTATAaatagacttatctttctattttttaaactttttccaACTGTGAAAAAAGAACCCAATACTTTTGATATTCTACCGAAAATTCATCCATTTTgctaaaatgtttattttggaCACTCAAAGCCTCTGGATAATCTAAGCCTTgcaacaataagaaacttttttaaaagtactgaaaaattagcgtaaagagcaaggtggtgaggaggggcaaccccctcttatatgtaataatttctgtttttttaagttttaatgttgccccaaGTTAATGTTGTTaagttttcagttgaaaaaaaactcgttttattttatttgagtaCAAGACTGAAGCTGTTATTCACCTTTTTCTTATccgaataaaataaataaattttaacacaCAATACTCTCTGTATTCAGCCAACAGGGATTGACACACGCTAATTGAATTTATATCTGCAGTAAGTAAAGTAAaactatagaaaataaaaatctatttgGAAAACAGGACTGTCAATTTTAGGGTGATGAGCAATTTTCCCTTCTAGATATTTCGCCACCCTCCCGaagattaaattttatattttctttgaacaAACCTGTTCTCGGGACTTTATTGCAAAAGAGCATCAAAACTACTCCACTACCTCCACCTATGGACGTCCCTACGAGAAAATCCAAGATAAATAGcacattcaaaaaaatatacttcTCATGTATTTTTATATACCCGCTTTCCTAAAGCAAAGATCCAAAGAAAAACCTCAACCCGCCGTAAGTAAATCGAAAACTATAGAAAATTCAAATCTATATGGGAAACATGGTTTTTAATCGGGAGAAGGCGATCTCCCCTCtctgaaaattttgtaacttgattttaaaatgtttttttttggcattttaatcaagaaaaactttttttggtgtttctgttggacaaaaaaatcaaacgaaATTACCCCCTTagatttaacaaaaatatattttgcgtTATGTACACCTAAATTATATATACGCCCCTATAACTAATGAATTATTACTCGTTGAAGAAACAAGGGATATTAAGCATAGgtaaaataagaagttttttacatatttttacaTGTTCGCCCTCTCAAAACAAAGTTTGGAAGCAAAATTAATGACCCGTGACAACCTTTTCAATATGCATTTtctcttaccccccccccaaaaaaaaaaaaaaaacctgcaaaaTGCACGGTTTTGATGTCCGAACACTCTAGCAACATTTGAActtggtagtagtagttgtgagttgtttttttttaagtcttatttcccatttaattttctattctaGACAGATATGTTTTCGAATTTCCATCCATTTTGTCATAGTTAGTCCATTCGCAGTGAAAAGACATTTTACCTCCTAGATTGCCTACTCAACAGATGGAGAAGTTCTAAGGGACAGAGGAGGGGAGGGTGGAGGTTTAATTCTCAGGTTCGTATCCAGAacttttatttgggggttattgtttttttttggggggggcaaaaactttaaaaacgcatcaaaaatgtaaaattgatatttattgCCTCTTGATTTCCGAGAATATTTCTGGTTTGTGCTGCTATTATCAAAGTAAAGCGTAATACttaaccccaaaatgagcagaatttattccgtataggagtGGGACAGGACCTTCCTCATCCTCATTCCCGGCTCATGGTCGTTATTCCTCTTTCAAACCTTGCGTATTCCTTTTTTTGATGGCCTATTATTTTACTTTGTCATTTGATCGCGTGCTATAAACAAACTGTGATTTGTGATTGCTCTTTGCAAATCTTTGAATATCGTCGAACTTGCTCCTTAGCACCGAAACCATGTTTACCCGGTGCCAAGTGGAAAACCCCTTTCCTCACTTTATTTGTCAAGATTTGTATTAATTTGACAGATAGGAGACTCTTTGTTGGTTGTTTTCTAAATATCCGAGCAGGTATACGAAATATTCGAAGGGAATGTGTTCATTAATCACTTATCGCGTAGTAAAATTTCTATTTactttaaagaatatttttttgctcAATTTCTTGGTACTATTTATAGTTATATCAAACGCAGCAGTTTATAAAGCAAACCTAAAATAGGTTTTGGGCTTTATCTCaaatttcagtgaaaatatGTGTCGGCTTTAGCTTTTTCTCCGTTTAAAATATTCCTCCCTTTTCCTTCTAAAAACAATAGAAAGAACGACAAAATCCCACGAGTCTTTAGCAATagcaaactaaaaaatacttagcATGGGAGATATGGCACGTTGATTTGGACAGGCGTGACCCcttgaaaaataagatttagATGTTTATTCTTCCAATGCACGAATAATACTGAAGCAAATTGTAAGGTCTAATAAGTAACGCAAGATTACGTCATCCTCAACGTAGGCAAACAATCCCATATTACGTACCaaacacctgcatcttgaagaaaatactCCCTATTACGTTGAAGATTAATAACAGCTGCGTCTTGAGGGAATCGCTGCTAAACCTCTTTGTGATCTCAGAACATTAAGGAAGTGTAGCGTCTATAGGTCCCTTTAAAGTGCCTATGGCGTCACGACTGATTTGTTTATGTTTTCCAGTGGAATAATATAAGGCTATTGGTGGGTACTCGTTTGATTAACTTTACATTAAATAataagctgtacaaaaaatgcgGTTGGATTCCACTTTTtagaaataacgaaaaaaaaggtttttgactaactttatattaaataataaactatacgaaaaatatggttggATTTCTCTTTTTAGAActataacaaaaaaagacatagacattAAAGAAGACATAGCTGCAATGAGCTagggatttttaaaaaaaaaacctgatctTGTAAAAATGTGGACGatgttaaaacttttaatttgctGAAATTGCCCTAATTATTAAGAATTTCGCACCCCAAAATCCCTGTGCTTTAATATAGTcacaaatcaatattttttttaaactataagaGAATTAAATCATTTTATATAATTGTTTCTACAAGCATTCCATAATGTTATAATCTTCCTATGCAATAACCTTCCTATGCAAGATGATGTTAATATCATTTGCTACTATAATGTCGAACAAAAATGCAGTTTGTCGTAAAAAATtgattacattttaaaattacttttgttaattacgaaacatttttaaatacatcaacttcctttaaaatgagccattaaacaggtCTCTATGATGTACCAGTGCTGCCCTAGCTGCGTAAGAAACAAAAAGATGGCGTCAATGTAAAATATCGTAGTTTCAGGCACTTGTTTTTCCAGCCAACATGTTTTCctcgttattcaagccaagAGGCTGTAAGTTTCCTAACTAAGTGGTTTCAGACAAGGTGATTCTACTAGTATACTTGGTGTTACGACCTGACTCTacttttaggagttatgggctattgCATTTCTTGGAATGGGACGTGATCATCTCTtgctaggttgctagctaccgctgtaACCGGATATTTAAATTAACTTGCGGATAAAATAGTAAATTTCAACTACAAAGGAGTCACTAGCAGCTCATCCTCCCTAAATCCAATGGAGCTCAAGTAATTGTTTAGCTcgtttttgtttgaaatatttccTATGAGGTGGAAGTAAGTTCTCTTTAATAGCAACTTACTCTCCATACTCCTCTATGCTAGTGAGTGCTGGAAATGAACCAAAAGCTCAATAGAGgatatttcaatttgaaaatgtgCTCCTGAGAAGAACTCCAAATTTAAGCTGCTAACAAAAACCTAGCAACTGTGAAAATCGAATTAGAAAGAGCCGGCCCGTTATTGCTGCTGTCAAAAAAGAGGTGGGAATATCTGAGACATGTCTTTCGCAATCAACAAAGCCACCTTCGTTGGATAGCCTACGATTGGGTGCCAGATTATCGAAAAAAACGAGGGTGTCCCAAAAGTCCCTTACAGAGGAACGATGACAGAGGTCGAAGGACGGATGAGACCTCGTGAGTCCTAGAAGGGCAAAGCTTTAGGACGAGTGGAGAGGCCACGTTAACGCTCTGTTTGCCATCAATAGCTCTGGGGGAATTTAGATCTAATGTAAGGTTTTTGTATAGCTTATAATCTTTCTTAACTTTTGGTCATTTTCCTCATCCCGCTTCGTTTCCCTCAACCCACACCTGATTAAGATTTTGAGACTACCATTTTTTTAGAATCGTCTAAAGGTCCAAATAACCTGCCTTTAAGGGGACATGAGCATAAATCGTGCAACCTCAGGGGCAAGGGCCCTGAATTATAAAATTGGCATATTCTTCATTGATCTATTTTAGTAGAAATGTAGACATGTTTGATTTCGTTAAAACTGGAATTATGCAAGGAATTTTAATATGTATGATTGAAGGTAAAAATCCCATCCATGATCCCCGCCACCCctcatttcctatttttctAACAGAAAGGTAGACATGTCTTGGTGTAAAAATCCCAACACAGTGGAAAAATGAGCTAAGTCTAGTTCTGGATTTGTCCAAACATGAAG
This is a stretch of genomic DNA from Artemia franciscana chromosome 18, ASM3288406v1, whole genome shotgun sequence. It encodes these proteins:
- the LOC136038661 gene encoding uncharacterized protein LOC136038661 → MQIVFFLFVAFTAGAPTEPNVSEIVEDSTNFVIDTVDVSLDRDTTGVPFDPFQENLDGISEPRSIGDTNHGKDFPDKNVFLPQSSDGFTPMKISISKDSLLTSSEAVNSEEQSVEEDEESAYDYYDYKSGGLPPSLPNLEIIPFVAADAVQPGSSLDDNDGRETSDEPSPIFSTAKSLTKEELPNTVAVKRIDTSFQDGTCVWNGTRHIDGQSLDHRNPCISCMCQLGDVVCQETQCPPTPKACVIKAKVGSCCGAVVCESGVTYPTEVLNRPPTLLRPLGIPLPPFESTIPSDKIDVINPFRDVIKSQPAPNLEDDEESKKNAFFVFSSTVAPDGPLLPVRKNLSSPKIQTSRKNLMPKQRLSSVRNDLIPNEFKLGGCNIYGRTYKVNRIIDELSGPCTVCRCTDNGVQCNPTSC